The following nucleotide sequence is from Micromonospora sp. WMMD1120.
TGGCTGCACCTGGCGGAGCGGTCACCGCTGACCCCGGCCGTCGCGCTCGACTGGGTGGCCGGCCGTGGGCTGGTGACCGGTGCGACGTGTCTGGTGCCCCGCGCCACCATCGAACTCGACTTCACCATCCGACGGGGCTGGGACCGCGCGCTGTTCACCCCCAGCAGCAACGGCCTCGCCACCGGAAACACCCTCGCCGAGGCCAGCCTGCACGCCCTGCTGGAGGTCGTCGAACGCGACTGCATCGCCCCGTACTGCACGGCCCCGTTGACCGAGCGCGTCTACGCCGACCCGGCCACCGCCACGAACGCGATGACCCGGACCGTGCACGACGCCCTCCTCGCTGCAGGCTGCTGGGTGGAGGTCTGCGACATCACCAACGCGATCGGGGTGCCCTGCTACGCCGCCTCGATCTGGTCGCCGGACCTGCCGGTCACCTTCGGTGGCTTCGGTTGCCACCTGGACCCGCAGATCGCCGTCGGTCGGGCCATGTCGGAGGCCGCCCAGTCCCGGCTGGTGATGGTCTCCGGGGCGCGCGACGACATCGACGCCACCGCATACCACGACGTCGGCGCGCCACCGGTGCCGCCACCCACCGTCGACCGGCCCGTCCGGCCGGTCCGCCGCGACAGCCCGCCCCGCGGCGGGGTGACCGAGGTGCTGCGCGAGCTGGCCTCGCGGGTGCGGCGGATCACCGGAGTCGAGCCGTTCAGCGTCGACCTGACGCACGACGACATCG
It contains:
- a CDS encoding YcaO-like family protein; translated protein: MTDTTDTIAFRTGTYRTATVEQTWERVGGMLDRFRITRVADITRLDEIGLPVHVAYRPVGATMAVSVGTGATATQSRVSAVMESIESWHAENLRPGTVVRSPAAALDLPYDVRWLHLAERSPLTPAVALDWVAGRGLVTGATCLVPRATIELDFTIRRGWDRALFTPSSNGLATGNTLAEASLHALLEVVERDCIAPYCTAPLTERVYADPATATNAMTRTVHDALLAAGCWVEVCDITNAIGVPCYAASIWSPDLPVTFGGFGCHLDPQIAVGRAMSEAAQSRLVMVSGARDDIDATAYHDVGAPPVPPPTVDRPVRPVRRDSPPRGGVTEVLRELASRVRRITGVEPFSVDLTHDDIGIPVSKVFAPGLRMFDERALSTRPGAPRD